Genomic DNA from Niabella ginsenosidivorans:
CCTGCGGCGGCTTTCTACAGCACCCCTGAGTTTGTTTTCGTATTTTAAAAGTTTTTGATTAGCTACGGGCATCAATACCGGCTGCGCTGCCGGCAATGCCGCCATGGTTCGTAAACCGGTGCGGTCAATACCGGCCAGGGCTGCCGCCAGCATGGATTCCTGTACATCGCCCCAGTTGCGGTCAAGCCCATCTGTTGCGGTGACCGTGGGTTGAATGCCGTCAAAATAATTTCCCTGCCTGCTGGCATTGAGGCTCCTGAATGATACCGGGAAAATATACCAGCTGCCTACTTCGATAGGGAAGAAACCTACAGCCTTGCCATCCGTCCTTGTACCCACTGTATTTACTGTCATATAGGGTTTCAGGCTGTTGATCAGTAATTCACTGGCGGAAGCCGTGCCCTGTGTGGTGAGGAAATAGATCTTATCCAGGTTCAGGGAACTTTTTTTGTTGAAATAGACCGTTGTATCAAAATCCTGGTAATCGGGGTTAAAATTTTCTGTATACATTACTTTTTTGGAGCCGGATGCATTATTATTAACCAGGTAATTGGCTAAAAGCTCCTGCATCCATACATAGCCCCCGCTGTTATAACGCAGATCCACGATCATATTTGAAATGCCCGCTGTATTGAATTTATTAAAGACGCGGGCCATATTACTGACCACGGATGCGGAATCTCCCAAAAAGCTGTTGTATACCAGGTAGCCCACTTTGCCGGAGGGGCGGTTGTAAACAGTGTCCAGGTAAACAGGCTGCTCTGTGTAAGTAGCAGCTTTCAGCGTGAGCTGCTGGTTGCTTGCGTCCGGCTTTTTAAAGGTAATGGTAGCTTCCTGGCTGTCGAAAACAGCAGTTACGATCGCTTCTATTGCTGCTTCCGTTGTGTCAATCCGGGCTACCCCGTCTATTTTTAATACCTGCCATCCCCGCTGAATGCCTGCGACCCCGGCTGGTGATAATTTTTCAACTGATTTAACGTACAGCTTGTTGGTGCCCGGCATAAAGAAGATGCCCAGGCCAAAATCACCTGCAATGCCCTGGCTTACATCATTCCACTCGCTTTGCCGGATGGCAAAGCTCCATTCATCAACATTTCTCCGGAATTGCTGCTCAAAGCTGTATTTTTTTATATATTCCATTACATCGTCCAGGCTGCTGAATTGGGAAGCGTTCATGGAAGCCGGAAGCTGATCGTTCCATAAATAAATTTCCTTACTGTATTCAACCGCCTGTTTTAATTCCTGTGGGGTATTTGTGGTGGATGGGCGATCGTTTTTCCGGCAGGAAAAAAGGAGTCCCATGATTGCCGCGAAAAAAAGCAGATTTTTTTTCATTCGTATAATTTTTTAATGCCTGGTTTACGCAGGCAGGTTTTGGGTTAATGCCTGCCTTCCGTTGGCAAGCGGGTGCCATCCTGATGGCAACCGGGATGAACATTTTATAATGAATGTTTCATAGCGCTTCTAAAGTTTCTGAGAATTAACCTGTCAAATATAAGATTCTAATGGCATTAGTTTAAGGCTTTCATACCTAAATAGCTATTTTTGTAACCGCTGCCGGCTGATTAAGCGTGCTGCACGCCGGGACCAGCCGGATGAGAAACTGATATTATGGCAAAAAATGATTTAAGAAAAGAGCTGGCGCTTGATTACCATGCCAAAGGCCGGCCGGGAAAGATTGAAGTAATCCCCACAAAAAAGGCAAAAACACAAAGAGATCTTTCGTTAGCCTATTCGCCGGGTGTGGCGGAACCCTGTCTGGAGATCGCAAAGAATATTGAGAATGTTTACAAATATACTGCTAAAGGGAACCTGGTAGGGGTCATCAGCAATGGCTCGGCTGTATTGGGATTGGGTAATATTGGGCCGGAAGCCGGAAAACCGGTAATGGAAGGGAAAGGTGTGCTGTTTAAAATTTTTGCAGATATTGACGTTTTTGATATTGAGATCAATGAAAAAGACCCGAAGAAGTTTGTGGAAATCGTAAAGGCATTGGAGCCAACTTTCGGCGGTATTAACCTTGAAGATATTAAAGCTCCCGAATGTTTTTACATAGAGGAGGAGCTGAAAAAGCAAATGAATATTCCGGTCATGCACGATGATCAGCATGGAACAGCGATCATCAGCGCTGCTGCATTGATCAACGCACTGGAAATTCAGAAAAAGAAAATCGATAAGGTCCGGTTTGTGATCAGCGGAGCAGGAGCGGCTGCTATGGCCTGTATCCGCCTGTATCAGGAGCTGGGAGCAAAGCCTGCCAACTTTCTGCTGTTTGATAAAGAAGGCGCATTGCACAAAGAAAGAACGGATCTTGATCCAACACAACTTCCTTTCGCCAATGCCCCCAAAGGCATGACACTTGGGGAAGGCATGAAGGGCGCCGATGTGTTTCTGGGCCTGAGCGCGGGAAATATTGTCAATGGCGATATGATCAAAAGTATGGCCAAAAATCCTATTGTATTTGCCATGGCCAATCCCGACCCGGAAATTTCCTGGGAGGATGCTACCCGCGCGCGTAAGGATATTATTATGGCTACCGGAAGAAGCGATTATCCTAACCAGGTGAACAACGTGTTAGGGTTTCCGTACATATTCAGGGGCGCACTGGATGTAAGGGCAGGGGTTATTAATACCGCCATGAAACTGGCGGCTGTAAAGGCGTTGGCCTCACTGGCAAAGATGCCGGTTCCGGATGCGGTAAACAGGGCCTATAACCAGGAAGTGATCGCATTTGGCCCGGAATATATTATTCCGAAACCCTTTGATCCCAGGCTGTTGCCTGTAGTGGCGCTGGCCGTAGCCAAAGCCGCTGAGGAATCGGGAGTAGCACGTCATCATATTGAGAACTGGGATCAATATGCACTGATGCTGGAACGCAGGCTGGGCATGGGGAACCATGTATTGCGGTCGTTAGGGGCCAAAGCCCGGCAAAACCCGAAGCGGATCATATTTGCGGAAGGGGAGAACGTGAAGATATTGAAAGCTGCCCAGATCGTACTGGAAGAAGGGATCGGTTTTCCGATACTGATTGGCGACGGAAAGGAAATAACCAAAATAGCAACGGAGAACAACATTGATCTGTCGGGTATGATGATCGTTGATCCGCGCAGTGAGGAAATGGCCGAACGCTGCAGGGAATATGGTGAGATCTTTTTCAGGATGCGCGCCCGGAAAGGCTATACAAAGGACGAGGCATATAAGCTGATGAAGGAGCGGAACCATTTTGGGTGCATGATGGTAGAACAGGGCCATGCCGATTGTATGCTGGCCGGTCTTACTAAAAAATATGATGAGGCAATCCGCCCGGCCCTGCAGATTATAGGAACGGCGCCCGGCGTTAACCGCGTTGCAGGAATGTACCTGGTAATGACGAAAAAAGGCCCT
This window encodes:
- a CDS encoding S41 family peptidase gives rise to the protein MKKNLLFFAAIMGLLFSCRKNDRPSTTNTPQELKQAVEYSKEIYLWNDQLPASMNASQFSSLDDVMEYIKKYSFEQQFRRNVDEWSFAIRQSEWNDVSQGIAGDFGLGIFFMPGTNKLYVKSVEKLSPAGVAGIQRGWQVLKIDGVARIDTTEAAIEAIVTAVFDSQEATITFKKPDASNQQLTLKAATYTEQPVYLDTVYNRPSGKVGYLVYNSFLGDSASVVSNMARVFNKFNTAGISNMIVDLRYNSGGYVWMQELLANYLVNNNASGSKKVMYTENFNPDYQDFDTTVYFNKKSSLNLDKIYFLTTQGTASASELLINSLKPYMTVNTVGTRTDGKAVGFFPIEVGSWYIFPVSFRSLNASRQGNYFDGIQPTVTATDGLDRNWGDVQESMLAAALAGIDRTGLRTMAALPAAQPVLMPVANQKLLKYENKLRGAVESRRRLRSIY
- a CDS encoding NADP-dependent malic enzyme, with protein sequence MAKNDLRKELALDYHAKGRPGKIEVIPTKKAKTQRDLSLAYSPGVAEPCLEIAKNIENVYKYTAKGNLVGVISNGSAVLGLGNIGPEAGKPVMEGKGVLFKIFADIDVFDIEINEKDPKKFVEIVKALEPTFGGINLEDIKAPECFYIEEELKKQMNIPVMHDDQHGTAIISAAALINALEIQKKKIDKVRFVISGAGAAAMACIRLYQELGAKPANFLLFDKEGALHKERTDLDPTQLPFANAPKGMTLGEGMKGADVFLGLSAGNIVNGDMIKSMAKNPIVFAMANPDPEISWEDATRARKDIIMATGRSDYPNQVNNVLGFPYIFRGALDVRAGVINTAMKLAAVKALASLAKMPVPDAVNRAYNQEVIAFGPEYIIPKPFDPRLLPVVALAVAKAAEESGVARHHIENWDQYALMLERRLGMGNHVLRSLGAKARQNPKRIIFAEGENVKILKAAQIVLEEGIGFPILIGDGKEITKIATENNIDLSGMMIVDPRSEEMAERCREYGEIFFRMRARKGYTKDEAYKLMKERNHFGCMMVEQGHADCMLAGLTKKYDEAIRPALQIIGTAPGVNRVAGMYLVMTKKGPLFLADTTVNFNPTAEELAEIVLLTAREVAALNVVPKIAMLSYANFGSSNSPEAKLVARARALVKEKMPDLVVDGEMQANVALNNRLLKEMYPFSELVGHEVNTLIFPNLASGNIAYNILLEIGSTDAVGPIVMGLKKPVHLLQLGSTVSGIVNMAMIAVTEAQLKSKEQEPGTKGGKGFLRKK